Proteins from a genomic interval of Caulobacter sp. NIBR1757:
- the rnd gene encoding ribonuclease D, which yields MTPITTTADLAAFCNQLKGQPFVAVDTEFMRETTYWPMLCLIQAAAPNGAEACIDPLAPGIDLSPFLDVLRDTSIQKVFHAARQDVEIFNNLGAMPRPLFDTQIAGMAAGFGEQIAYDALVRQMLKIDLDKSSRFTDWSRRPLSDNQLTYAIADVTHLARLYPVLRGSLEKAGRLAWVEEEMEALIDPELYDVNPENAWKRLRPRKHSAKYMAVFKAVAAWRERTAQTRDQPRGRILKDDAIDELAAQAPTDAAAMDRLRGVPKGFSGSKFGPDLMAAIKEALRDPEAYAPVVEREKTNHNPAAGAVVELLKVLLKARAEDAGVASKLIATVSDLEKIANDDNADVGALTGWRKDAFGTDALKLKRGELALVLDGTRVRVVEVRRAPKQAAAE from the coding sequence ATGACGCCTATTACAACCACCGCCGACCTGGCGGCGTTCTGCAATCAACTGAAGGGCCAGCCTTTCGTCGCCGTGGACACCGAGTTCATGCGCGAAACGACCTACTGGCCGATGCTTTGCCTGATCCAGGCCGCCGCGCCGAATGGGGCCGAAGCCTGCATCGACCCGCTGGCCCCCGGCATCGACCTGAGTCCCTTCCTCGATGTCCTGCGCGACACCTCGATCCAGAAGGTGTTCCACGCCGCCCGCCAGGACGTCGAAATCTTCAACAACCTGGGCGCCATGCCGAGGCCGTTGTTCGACACCCAGATCGCCGGCATGGCCGCGGGCTTCGGCGAGCAGATCGCCTATGACGCCCTGGTCCGCCAGATGCTGAAGATCGACCTCGACAAGTCCAGCCGCTTCACCGACTGGAGCCGCCGGCCGCTGAGCGACAACCAGCTGACCTACGCCATCGCCGACGTCACCCACCTGGCGCGCCTCTATCCGGTGCTGCGCGGCAGCCTGGAGAAGGCCGGCCGCCTGGCCTGGGTCGAGGAGGAGATGGAAGCGCTCATCGATCCCGAGCTCTACGACGTCAATCCGGAGAACGCCTGGAAGCGCCTGCGCCCGCGCAAGCACTCGGCCAAGTACATGGCCGTGTTCAAGGCCGTCGCCGCCTGGCGCGAACGCACCGCCCAGACCCGCGATCAGCCGCGGGGCCGCATCCTCAAGGATGACGCTATCGACGAACTGGCCGCCCAGGCCCCGACCGATGCGGCGGCCATGGACCGGCTGCGCGGCGTGCCGAAGGGTTTCTCGGGCTCCAAATTCGGCCCCGACCTGATGGCCGCCATCAAGGAAGCCCTGCGCGATCCGGAGGCCTACGCCCCCGTCGTCGAGCGCGAGAAGACCAACCACAACCCGGCCGCCGGCGCGGTGGTCGAGCTGCTCAAGGTCCTGCTCAAGGCCCGGGCCGAGGATGCGGGCGTGGCGTCGAAGCTGATCGCCACCGTCTCCGACCTCGAAAAGATCGCAAACGACGACAACGCCGACGTCGGCGCCCTGACCGGCTGGCGCAAGGACGCCTTCGGGACGGACGCCCTGAAGCTCAAGCGCGGCGAACTGGCCCTGGTGCTGGACGGCACCCGGGTGCGGGTGGTCGAGGTGCGGCGGGCGCCGAAGCAGGCGGCGGCGGAGTAA
- a CDS encoding type II toxin-antitoxin system RelE/ParE family toxin, which produces MRVTFTSAANADLVRLWQWLDEKNPKAASRAMEAIIASARSLSQFPGRGYGGVGGQRQLRVPFGKRGYVIRYLVLQTEVRIVRIFHGLEDR; this is translated from the coding sequence TTGAGGGTCACCTTCACCTCTGCGGCGAACGCAGATCTGGTCCGACTATGGCAGTGGCTGGATGAGAAAAATCCCAAGGCAGCAAGCCGCGCCATGGAAGCTATCATCGCTTCCGCCCGCTCCCTGAGCCAGTTTCCGGGTCGCGGCTATGGGGGCGTTGGCGGCCAGCGACAGCTACGCGTGCCCTTTGGCAAGCGTGGCTATGTGATCCGCTATCTGGTCCTGCAGACCGAAGTCCGGATCGTCCGCATCTTTCACGGCCTCGAAGACCGCTGA